The sequence TAAGGTTGTTCCTCAAAACTCTGTAATTTTCACCCCTCCTGAGCCTGTGTTTACACACTCGTTCCAAACTCTCTGGTTAATCCAGATTGAGTGCCAGCACCATCAGCAAATGGGATGCAAATTCTGATGGGAAACAGGATTCAGACCTATGGAGGTGTGACTCTGTCGCCATCACCGCTTCCAGGTATATGGGCACACCTCAACTCTGAGGGAGGGACCCAACTGGAACAGGGGAGAAAGGAGGGGAGGGAAAGGAAGAAGCACGTCTCTGGCTActggtttctgttttctgttgctgtGAAGGGAAAACAATCCATTTTCAGATGGCGAGTGTATGACCTCACCACCTTTGTTTTACACTGAGTTGGCAGAGATATGAGCACACAGGCAGGATAAGAGCTGCATGGCTGCACACTGAGGAAATTCAACACCAAAGTGCTCAAAGTTACTTCTGGAAGGACGAAAGAGTAAGTTCCTTTTTATTATAAATCTGTTCAGACATAAACAGCAATATTTTCCTAAGATTTTAATAGAAACAGTTTAGGAGAGCTTTAGGAGATGAAAGCACGGATCCAGCTTGGCTCACTCTGTGAACGTGTTGGTATTTTCTGCACACTAACGCATGCTTAAACTCTGGGCTGCTTAGCCTCAACACCTCAAAAATCCCATCTAGTCAGTTCAAAACCTGCCGTTCAGGTTTTGAACTGCGATCAGAAATCAGGAgacataaataatatttcttgtCTCTTTCTTTCACAAGAGTAGAGAAATAAAGCTAAACTtcagatttgtaaaacaaatctgtCATTTTGAATCTCTGACCTGGAAACAAAGGCTCCACTTTAGGCTGACGGAAGTGATACTTGCATATCAGAACTGCTTATCTCTGAGCTCCAGCCTGATATGCACAGAATATAAACCCCATGTGTGACTGATCCAATCAAATCAAATTTGATAGGTCAGCAATAAAATCTTAAAGTTGACCTTACAAAGAGTAAATGGCAAAGGATGAGAGGCAAGTGCTGCATTTTAcaccaactgaaataaaaattaggAGACCTGAGTGATACCAACATCAAAAGAATCACAATTATCAAGTTGGGAAGCaagataaaacatgtttttgataAACGTTTGATAAACACCTCAGCTGAAGATAACAGTTTTTACCACGGAACTGACTTTTTTACTGTCTAATATCACACACAGATTTTTGATGTGCAATTTCACAAAAATGTCCCATCTAACCAGATCCAAAGTAAATGTTTTGCAAGTACCACTAGGACCAAAGATGATTATATCTGGTTTATTCCGATAGGCACTGAGGACGTTCAGTGCTTGCAGGACTTGATTTCATCAAGATAAGAACACAGTGGCAAAGAAAAGTGAGTTGTAACAGTTTAATTGTGTGTAGATCTGGGTATCTTTGTAGAtatgaaaagaaatgtaaatggtGAAATATAGCTGAGGGGAAACATGTGTAGGGAGAATGCTATGGGTCTGAGAATGGAGCTATGAGGTACTCCAGAAGAAAAGAGCACCTAGGATGAGACACTCTCACCCAACTTCTatcagataaataaaatatgtgcaGAACTTTTAATGCAGACTTAATGATCCAGACAGGAGAACCAAATATTGTGATCCACTGTGTGAAAAGAACGTGTGTGGCATAAAGGAATAAGAACAGCAAAAGCTACAGAATCTGTTGTCATAAAAACATGATTAAGAACCTTTTTACTGTGCTGTACTTTGAGGATCTGTTGGGAGCTTCATTTTCTGTTCTGCCTCAGCCATTGCTCCGTACTTTATTTATTGGTGTATTTTTCTGCACCTTTTGTTCTGACTCACTCACCATTCTGCTTTGTTCTGGCATGTTTGCACACTCCCTGTTCCTGCACTTTGACTGAGAAACGTCTTTTGCTTCTTTTATGCTGTTATGTCATGTTAGCCTTTTGGTATCAGACTCCATAGTCAAATGTGCTCTTTTTTACAGGAACAAGGAAGGAGAGTTTATCAAGCAAGGCTGAACTCTTGTGTGGATTAAAGTCATTATGGCTTTTTCATATAAGAAGCACACATCTATCTTcgccctcttcttcctcctttaTGCCCCTCTCACCTGCTTATGCCAGTCCCAAAACAACACCACGATAAGCCCCACAAACAGCGCCCCAACCTCTCCCTCAAACATTTCTTCCCTGAACGGTGTGCGAGGCTGTGGAACTGATCTGAATCCAGTATACCGGTACCTATGTGACCGCCGGGCAGCATGGGGGATAGTTATGGAGACCTTGGCCACTGCAGGCTTCCTGTTAAGTATAGGTCTTCTTTTAGGCATGCTACTCTGGGCTCTATGCACCTGTGTCTCTTCTCGGCACCGCCTCAGCACCACCATTGGGAGTAGAGTCTTCTCCATGTCCCTGTTCCTGCTGGCCACAGCCGGCATCTTCGCCATCACCTTCTCCTTTATCATCCGCCTCAGCCCCCAGACCTGCCCCACTAGGATCTTCCTCTTCGGGGTGATGTTCGCCCTGGCCTTCTCCTGCCTGCTGGCTCGGTGCCTCGCAATGCTGGGCTTTACAGCTGCCCAAGGCTGGGGGGAACCAGGTGTGGCACTGGGCCTCTTCGCCGTGCAGGTTATCATCTCTACAGAGTGGCTCATCATTGTCCTGGTCCGGGACAAGAAACCTTGCGAGTACAGCCAGGAGGAGTTTGCCATGCTGCAGATATTTGTGCTGTGCCTCTTACTGATCAGCCTAATCCTGTCTCTGCATATCCTGTGCCGCTCCTTCATGTACAGTTACAACTACACCGGCCCCACCAACCAGTTGTGGAGGGCTCAGGCCTTGATGCTCTGCTTGACTCTGCTGCTCTCCGCCTGCATCTGGGTGGTGTGGATTGCCATGCTCACCAGGGGAAATCTGGAGGTGGGCCGCCGACCAGTCTGGGACGACCCAGTACTGTGCATCGCCTTGGTTGCAAATGGCTGGGTGTTACTTGTGGGGCATGGTCTGTCCCAGGTTGCCTTCTTCTGCAGGGGGGAGGCCACAGCCCAGGAAGTTCCTATAAGCTTTGCATCCTGGACCAGCCCCGGTGCCGACATTCCCGGACTGGGAAGCCaaaaggaaggaaaggaaaacGGAAGCTTTGAGAATGATGGCGAGAACAGGAGAGGTGAGATGGAAACATGCTCTCAATCCACTCAGCAATTATTTATGTTAACATTGTATGAAAACAAAAGCCATTATATTTCATAGATTTGGAGGATGTTTAGAGTCCTGCACATCAAGTGTGATGAAAAGATttgtactgaaaacaaatttgtttttgccTCATTACAGGTCAGAATTGCAgcacatttgtattttttaataaccaATTAAATATGAATTAAATATTGCTGATAAGATGAATTACCTTCATAGATAGAAACTTAAAActcaaatatttctttattcttAACAATACTGCTGATGTCAATGAAACCTTGACATCAAACAGTTTACTTGAAGAGCCACATTCAAGTCATACTTGCACAAGAAAAgcaggatttattttttttgctgtattGGTGTGAAATGGAAGTAAAGAGGAGTTAAAAATATAGTACCCCCCAAAAAAGGttgaattatatattttttacttattttagaCCAATCAACAATCTCATTTACAGGGCcccgcaaaagtattcacacccctagaCTTTGTCCTGTTGCAACAACCAACTTCTGTGtattttcttgggattttatgtgacaaatacAAAATATCACATTAATGTAAAATGGAATATGATACATAATTGTTTGAAAATCTCAGAATTATGGTTGTGTATTTGGTCcactttactttgataccctgAAAATAATATCCAGAGCAGTAAATGCAAACAGATCAAGGAGACCATTATTCATATGAAAATTAAGTGTTGGAAATGGGGAAAGttcaaaatgatcaaataaacCAACTGAACTGAAGCAAATACAGAGGCTCCAAAGCTGTGGTCCTACAAGTTGAAGATTTGCAAAATAGTTGCCTTGTAATATGATTGCCTGGTTTTATATGTCTCTCAAGCTGCGTACAGCGACTACACAGACCAAGttacagaaaaatgtaaaagctaATTCCTTGTTGGGTTCCTATGTAAACTGGTTTTGAACccaattattaatatttatgttttccGACAATGTTTATTAGCCAGATATTTGTCAGTTTCAAATTACTGCAGCTCATACACACTAAACTCAGAGACTAAAATAAACTATTATGAAAATAGTTAGC is a genomic window of Girardinichthys multiradiatus isolate DD_20200921_A chromosome X, DD_fGirMul_XY1, whole genome shotgun sequence containing:
- the LOC124862505 gene encoding retinoic acid-induced protein 3-like, which produces MAFSYKKHTSIFALFFLLYAPLTCLCQSQNNTTISPTNSAPTSPSNISSLNGVRGCGTDLNPVYRYLCDRRAAWGIVMETLATAGFLLSIGLLLGMLLWALCTCVSSRHRLSTTIGSRVFSMSLFLLATAGIFAITFSFIIRLSPQTCPTRIFLFGVMFALAFSCLLARCLAMLGFTAAQGWGEPGVALGLFAVQVIISTEWLIIVLVRDKKPCEYSQEEFAMLQIFVLCLLLISLILSLHILCRSFMYSYNYTGPTNQLWRAQALMLCLTLLLSACIWVVWIAMLTRGNLEVGRRPVWDDPVLCIALVANGWVLLVGHGLSQVAFFCRGEATAQEVPISFASWTSPGADIPGLGSQKEGKENGSFENDGENRRGRRAEPTLQSPYESGFSMTEIDPNKDYTIPRPKTTNYNQPYDEYYGQE